AAAAGGTCTTGAAGCCGTTAAATATAAAAGCTATAAATATCCGACCCTGAAGGAAGCTTGAGGTTCACCAAGCTAATCCTGGCGAGCGTTAGCTTTAATGTTCGAATATCTTCCAGGGCAATCCGCTCATAGCCCGCCGTTAGGCTGTGGCTCAGCTCCATGGGGAGGGACCACCGTAAGCGTGGGGTGGGGGTGAGTAGCTCGGCGATGGGCCGGGCGTTAAAGGGGCCGGGCATCACCCGAAAAAAAAGTGTTCTACAATCCCAAGCGCGAGAGCGAGCCGCTCCAACGGCAATGGAGCGCGCATCAAGAGAGCGTCTGCACCTATGCCGCCGAGCAACTGATTTTTCTCGATGAAATGGGGGCGGTGTTCAACCTGAGCTTAGACTATGCCCCCAAAGGTCAGCGGGTCTATGACGAAAAACCCACCGCTAAGGGAGAACGCATCAGCACCCTCGGGGTGCTTTCTCTTCAGGGGCTGGTTACAGGGATGCGCTTTGAGGACACCTTAAACGGGTCCGTGTTTCTCTATTTCTTAGAACAGTTCTTGTGCCCGCCGCTGAAGCCGGGCCAGTGTGTCATTCTCGATAATGCCGCCGCCTATAAAGCTGAGGGGGGCGCTGAACCCATGAGCAAGCTGGCGCTCGACTCCTTTACCTGCCTCCCTATTTTCCAGATCTTAACCCCATTAAAATAGCTTGCTCCAAAGTCAAATATTTTCTCCGAAAAGTCCAAGCACGAACTAAAGAGAGCTTATATCTGGCCCTCGTTCAGATCCTCAACCCTCTCATTCCAGAGCATGCCAAAGTCTATTTCGGACATGTCAGAATACGTGTTTAACTTAATCGGGAAATGCTATAGTCGAAGCGCTTAGGCTTATTGAAGGGTGCCGGGAAGCATGGCCAACTGACTCACCCAATAAAAACTCCAGATGCGAAGATATTCTCGAAATAGAAAGCGGGAGGATAAAAATGCCAGAGTCGCGCCTAAGGTTGAGGCGAAGGAAACGAAACGATGACGGTACCAACAATTAAACTAAGTAAGGCTCCTCCCTCAATGGTCATCACCGCAGTACCGGCAACGAGGGGGTAGTCACTAAAACATAAACAACAAAAAATACCGCCACTGAAACTACCGGCGCTCCAGCAATAGTTTGATGGAGGTATTCTTGATGCGTCTTCAATCTTTCCAGTTCAAGGTACTGAGGCCCCTCAAAATAGAAAAAGGC
This sequence is a window from Nitrosococcus oceani ATCC 19707. Protein-coding genes within it:
- a CDS encoding transposase; amino-acid sequence: MFYNPKRESEPLQRQWSAHQESVCTYAAEQLIFLDEMGAVFNLSLDYAPKGQRVYDEKPTAKGERISTLGVLSLQGLVTGMRFEDTLNGSVFLYFLEQFLCPPLKPGQCVILDNAAAYKAEGGAEPMSKLALDSFTCLPIFQILTPLK